Proteins from a single region of Cydia amplana chromosome 17, ilCydAmpl1.1, whole genome shotgun sequence:
- the LOC134655984 gene encoding uncharacterized protein LOC134655984, with amino-acid sequence MNPKHLLEIFLVLQLAFNVLAFINEYFYEFGNKEVGKQIYTKDGLIHLFEHNNYVNVPVPPNTEVTYVSVRVNAINPPKVDFDNESKSLSIKYSFLELPISSYSLYVKGKPTAG; translated from the exons ATGAACCCGAAACATTTATTGGAAATATTTCTTGTTCTTCAACTCGCATTTAACGTGTTGGCTTTTATTAATGAATATTTCTACGAGTTTG GTAACAAGGAAGTTGGTAAACAAATTTACACAAAGGATGGTCTAATTCATTTGTTTGAACATAACAATTATGTTAACGTACCC GTTCCACCCAATACGGAGGTCACATATGTTTCAGTGAGAGTAAATGCTATCAATCCCCCAAAAGTTGATTTCGACAACGAGAGCAAAAGCCTGAGTATAAAATACTCATTTTTGGAACTACCTATTAGTTCATACTCGCTGTACGTCAAAGGAAAACCTACTGCAGGATGA
- the LOC134656071 gene encoding uncharacterized protein LOC134656071 yields MKKICFVLLVTIIHYVAAMFEYGEHKIGEVFSYKLAGTIPPLVPIHRINITHGRDDLDEHYTHLNVATLSETSYNPNIIFDSQNNMLTFFIRYPLHTISFRVTGYSMPLKDYTGPVNYETTTPDMSNDLILYPMLPAPTDKIKKQH; encoded by the exons atgaagaaaatatgttttgttttactcgtCACTATTATTCACTATGTTGCGGCTATGTTTGAATACG gagaACATAAAATAGGTGAAGTCTTTTCATATAAATTAGCGGGTACAATACCGCCACTCGTACCTATCCACAGAATAAATATAACG CACGGTCGTGATGACCTCGACGAACATTACACGCACCTCAACGTGGCGACCCTTTCAGAAACTTCGTACAATCCAAACATTATTTTCGATTCACAAAACAACATGTTAACATTCTTTATCAGGTATCCACTACACACGATATCGTTCAGAGTCACCGGATACTCGATGCCGTTGAAAGATTATACTGGGCCGGTGAATTATGAAACTACTACTCCAGATATGTCTAATGACCTTATACTTTACCCAATGCTACCAGCACCTaccgataaaataaaaaaacaacattaa
- the LOC134655769 gene encoding uncharacterized protein LOC134655769: MFVLSSVILLTGAVYAEVENANPPHCTNVTKGTDYVYHYRFDYPVAYIHPGVKEVYQPGLYCTNPPAVAVASTIVCDWAAPPQVQFTLGDDYMHVVRQDPTGQFAGNAVIWTYQLCSHNHLLPEPYTSKKLNITRVDGL, from the exons ATGTTTGTATTGTCATCAGTAATTCTGCTAACGGGAGCAGTTTATGCAGAAGTGGAGAATGCAAATCCGCCGCATTGCACTAATGTGACCAAAG GTACTGACTACGTGTATCATTACCGCTTTGACTATCCCGTGGCGTATATTCATCCAGGCGTCAAAGAAGTGTATCAacctggg CTATACTGCACAAATCCCCCAGCAGTGGCCGTGGCATCCACTATAGTGTGCGACTGGGCTGCTCCTCCGCAAGTACAG TTCACCCTGGGCGATGATTATATGCACGTGGTGCGCCAGGACCCGACGGGCCAGTTCGCGGGCAACGCCGTCATCTGGACCTACCAGCTGTGCAGCCACAACCATCTGCTACCTGAACCCTATACCTCTAAGAAGCTGAATATTACGAGGGTTGACGGGCTTTAA